Proteins encoded by one window of Lates calcarifer isolate ASB-BC8 linkage group LG5, TLL_Latcal_v3, whole genome shotgun sequence:
- the tnrc6c2 gene encoding trinucleotide repeat-containing gene 6C protein isoform X5 has product METNGRVIEDISLQSGPCAQYETSHWGVSLPVDSSSSANSWDKVIIDGSDTEAWPSISRSSDPSHPAAPECPLGSASSNPDTSAVTTTSSSSFLSMATGAAGQQAHYSSLKANNNMMTGPGSANTLAGNRGWGSDGKQDGINGGRVGGPNNWGSPNFNLNLNPNANPSAWPVLGHEGGGGGGIGPNGVSNSSSLPPGINGNGNMGNGKLGGADNGGGGWVGMISANENDQQHPSTNTSLSFNMEPANLNTDGPNHTKQQQQAQEPMSPIHGLTGWGGQSPTESSQLNGDTTGSSVWGGGETKAADSPKDSGWDSTPSGGLSAWGRQGSGGGSSGSGGWGDWGKSSGGGDGPKGWDSVDAGSSGSGQEQQLSSWGQQPETAPASEGSGDSSEGRSHCRDRSSSMEFAPLLPRQDLDPRVLSNSGWGQTPIRQHTVWEMEEASSDDGKSSSSSDTIGGSSSNGGPSSTNGGTINPNIGSNQRPGSGGKSDSEGSSSSSWGAPPPQPIQTGSGWGDPQQSLSKAPNGTTSGWGDPLPTNGPKGGGTPSWGSEDKSPSWDDGLTKSQPTSWGEGPKSAHGWGNSNGGSNGSSTGDWGEAEVKNNGSSSSMWEGEGGNAGSGGWKESPRGGNRGGGWGKPTPAVNNSSWGETSRANGPVQGGWGSSKPQESSSSSTGSGGGGSIGSWGGPGSVKQSSSGWGNVSKQDQGMEPTGWEEPSPPSIRRKMEIDDGTSTWGDPSAYNKTVNMWDRNNPSSNPGNSGPPPSKNGGMIIPNNNNNNHSVGPGNNNHHHAHHMHHHPHHGQPPTHLQHHGNNNGSPNNAATHPGAGPQGRPPLANPGWGELPSVQPKSEPAWGEPAAPTSTVDNGTSAWGKPPGGVGGWGDGSHEPSGPYGRANGPPGSAPCKPGPKPMQDSWGSGGEEIGMSTGQWDTEDGDMWNSPTSQESSSSCNSWGNGPKKGPSKGKMGHKPDEAWVMNRLIKQLTDMGFPRDPAEEALKSNNMNLDQAMSALLEKKTDLDKRGMGMSDYSNGMNKPLVCRPSALSKDPSDRTTFLDKDGVLSDDAPPSPFLPSPSLKLPLANSSLPGQGLGQGNPGLTMQNLNNRQIPSGMFGSSGAAQTRAMQQQPPQPPVPPLSSSQPSLRAQVPQFLSPQVQAQLLQFAAKNIGLNPALLTSPINPQQMTLLYQLQQLQMAYQRLQIQQQMMQAQRNVSGPIRQQEQQVARTITNMQQQIQQHQRQLYQALLMKQQQLPSHSSSSSSAGLHPPGGPAGGPGSGKSTLDPFTGPHQAPGLADTLHTKEPPSSPNAYSTYPLSGLNPNMNVNCMEVGGLSLKEPPQPQSRLSQWTHSNSMDSGNSSNMENNLNKHGAISAASTLGPPGKPPQLEDSYSPYNLISSSESPTTPLVPPDSWGQGKSPNEKISNGTNINWPPEFCPGVPWKGLQNIDPENDPNMTPGSVPSGPTINTNIHDVNRYLLRDRNGGKLSDMKSTWSPGPISQSQASLSHELWKVPQGPRSTTAPSRPPPGLTNTKPSSTWGGNSLGLAQGWSGSYSSEGTTWSTDSSTRTSSWLVLRNLTPQIDGSTLRTLCMQHGPLITFHLNLTQGNAVVRYSSKDEAAKAQKSLHMCVLGNTTILAEFAGEEEVNRFFAQGQSLGANTTSWQANPGTNQNRMGGAAQSHSIGQWSSSGGGGKASGGDLLWGGVPQYSSLWGPPSGEDARVIGSPTPINTLLPGDLLSGESM; this is encoded by the exons ATGGAAACTAATGGCAGAGTAATAGAAG ACATATCCCTCCAGAGTGGCCCTTGTGCCCAGTATGAGACCTCTCATTGGGGAGTTTCTTTGCCAGTTGACAGCTCCTCCAGTGCCAACAGCTGGGACAAAGTGATTATTGACGGAAGTGACACAGAAGCTTGGCCCTCCATCAGCCGCAGTAGTGACCCCAGCCACCCTGCAGCACCAGAATGCCCCTTGGGTTCAGCTAGCTCTAACCCGGACACCAGTGCTGTCACTACcaccagtagtagtagttttcTGAGTATGGCCACAGGTGCCGCAGGCCAACAGGCCCACTACTCCTCTCTCAAAGCTAACAATAACATGATGACGGGACCTGGGTCAGCCAATACACTAGCTGGTAATAGAGGCTGGGGCTCAGATGGAAAACAAGATGGTATAAATGGTGGTCGAGTAGGAGGGCCCAATAACTGGGGCTCTCCCAATTTTAACTTGAACCTCAATCCCAATGCCAACCCATCAGCCTGGCCTGTTCTTGGCCATgaaggtggtggaggtggtggtatTGGCCCAAATGGGGTGTCCAACTCCTCATCTCTCCCACCAGGTATTAATGGCAATGGAAACATGGGAAATGGGAAGCTAGGAGGTGCAGATAATGGTGGAGGAGGTTGGGTTGGCATGATAAGTGCTAACGAAAATGATCAACAACACCCTTCAACCAACACAAGCTTGTCCTTCAATATGGAACCTGCTAACCTTAACACTGATGGACCAAACCACACTAAGCAACAGCAGCAAGCTCAGGAGCCTATGAGCCCTATCCATGGGTTAACTGGCTGGGGAGGCCAATCACCCACTGAATCATCCCAGCTCAATGGGGACACAACAGGCAGCTCTGTATGGGGTGGTGGGGAAACAAAGGCAGCTGACTCCCCCAAGGACTCAGGCTGGGACTCAACTCCTTCTGGAGGCCTTTCTGCTTGGGGCCGCCAAGGCAGTGGTGGAGGGAGTAGTGGAAGTGGTGGCTGGGGTGACTGGGGAAAATCCTCTGGGGGTGGAGATGGACCTAAAGGCTGGGACTCAGTAGATGCTGGTAGTTCTGGTTCAGGCCAAGAACAGCAACTTAGCTCATGGGGCCAGCAGCCTGAAACAGCCCCAGCAAGTGAGGGCAGTGGGGACAGCAGTGAGGGTCGATCCCATTGCAGAGACAGGTCCTCCAGCATGGAATTTGCTCCTCTGCTACCCCGCCAGGACCTGGACCCTAGGGTGCTGAGCAACTCTGGTTGGGGACAGACCCCGATTCGACAGCACACTGTATGGGAGATGGAAGAAGCCAGCTCTGATGATgggaagagcagcagcagctcagacaccATAGGGGGCTCCAGCTCTAATGGTGGACCCTCATCCACCAATGGAGGTACCATCAACCCTAACATTGGCTCCAATCAGAGACCTGGGTCTGGAggaaaaagtgacagtgaaggATCATCATCCTCAAGCTGGGGAGCCCCTCCACCTCAGCCAATCCAGACTGGATCAGGGTGGGGAGATCCCCAACAGTCACTCAGCAAAGCCCCGAATGGCACTACCAGTGGCTGGGGAGACCCTTTGCCTACCAATGGTCCTAAAGGTGGGGGCACACCATCCTGGGGTTCTGAGGACAAGTCACCCAGCTGGGATGATGGCCTAACAAAAAGTCAGCCCACTAGCTGGGGAGAAGGCCCCAAAAGCGCCCATGGCTGGGGCAACAGCAATGGGGGCTCCAATGGCTCCAGCACAGGAGACTGGGGAGAAGCAGAGGTCAAGAACAATGGGTCCTCCAGCAGCATGtgggaaggagaaggagggaatGCAGGAAGTGGTGGATGGAAGGAAAGCCCCAGAGGTGGAAAtagaggaggaggctggggtAAGCCTACCCCTGCTGTGAATAATAGCAGCTGGGGGGAGACCTCACGTGCCAATGGCCCAGTGCAGGGAGGCTGGGGCTCTTCCAAGCCCcaagaaagcagcagcagcagcactggcaGTGGAGGAGGCGGCAGTATTGGTTCCTGGGGTGGTCCTGGTTCTGTGAAACAGAGCAGCTCTGGCTGGGGCAATGTCAGCAAACAGGACCAGGGCATGGAGCCCACGGGCTGGGAAGagccctcccctccctccatccgtAGGAAAATGGAGATTGATGATGGAACATCTACATGGGGTGATCCCAGCGCCTACAACAAGACTGTCAACATGTGGGATCGCAACAATCCCAGTAGTAACCCAGGCAATAGCGGCCCACCTCCCAGTAAGAATGGTGGAATGATTAtacccaacaacaacaacaacaatcactCTGTCGGCCCTGGGAACAACAATCACCATCATGCTCACCACATGCACCACCATCCCCATCATGGCCAGCCCCCAACACACCTGCAACACCATGGAAACAACAATGGGTCACCCAACAATGCTGCCACACATCCAGGTGCTGGTCCTCAGGGTAGACCCCCCCTCGCCAACCCAg GTTGGGGAGAGCTTCCCAGTGTTCAGCCCAAGTCGGAGCCTGCTTGGGGAGAGCCAGCAGCTCCAACATCAACTGTGGACAATGGCACCTCTGCCTGGGGCAAACCCCCAGGGGGAGTAGGAGGGTGGGGAGATGGCAGCCACGAGCCCTCTGGACCCTATGGCAGGGCCAACGGACCCCCAGGTTCTGCACCCTGCAAGCCAG GCCCCAAACCTATGCAAGATAGCTGgggaagtggaggagaggagattggCATGTCCACTGGCCAGTGGGACACAGAGGATGGGGACATGTGGAACAGCCCCACCTCCCAGGAGAGCAGCTCCTCGTGCAACTCTTGGGGCAATGGACCCAAGAAAGGCCCAAGCAAG GGGAAGATGGGCCACAAGCCAGATGAGGCCTGGGTCATGAACCGTCTCATCAAACAGCTCACTGACATGGGCTTTCCG AGAGACCCTGCTGAGGAGGCTCTGAAGAGCAACAACATGAACCTTGACCAGGCCATGA GCGCCCTGTTGGAGAAGAAGACGGACCTGGACAAGCGGGGCATGGGCATGTCTGACTACAGCAACGGCATGAACAAGCCCCTGGTGTGTCGGCCCTCTGCACTCTCCAAAGACCCCTCTGATCGCACCACCTTTCTtgacaag GATGGTGTTCTGTCAGATGACGCCCCCCCATCACCGTTTCTGCCTTCCCCCAGCCTGAAGCTCCCCCTGGCCAACAGTAGCCTTCCTGGGCAGGGTCTGGGACAGGGCAACCCGGGGCTGACCATGCAAAACTTGAACAACAGACAG ATACCCAGTGGAATGTTTGGCAGTAGTGGAGCAGCACAAACCCGGGccatgcagcagcagcctcctcaGCCACCTGTGCCACCTCTCAGCTCCTCCCAGCCTAGTCTACGTGCTCAAGTGCCTCAGTTTCTCTCCCCTCAG GTCCAAGCACAGCTCTTGCAGTTTGCAGCAAAAAACATAGGTCTGAACCCTGCACTTTTAACCTCACCAATAAACCCTCAACAAATGACCCTGTTGTACCAACTTCAGCAACTGCAAATG GCATACCAGCGTTTACAAATCCAGCAGCAGATGATGCAGGCGCAGCGCAATGTTTCCGGGCCCATTAGACAACAAGAGCAGCAA gTTGCACGTACAATCACCaacatgcagcagcagatccAGCAGCACCAGCGTCAGCTGTACCAGGCGCTGCTGATGAAGCAGCAGCAACTTCCCTctcattcctcctcttcctcctccgctGGTCTGCATCCCCCTGGTGGCCCTGCCGGAGGCCCTGGCTCTGGCAAATCAACCCTGGACCCCTTCACAGGCCCACACCAGGCTCCGGGCCTCGCCGACACACTGCACACCAAAGAGCCGCCGTCTTCGCCCAATGCCTACAGCACGTACCCTCTCT CTGGACTGAATCCaaacatgaatgtaaactgCATGGAGGTTGGGGGTCTGTCCTTGAAGGAGCCCCCTCAGCCCCAATCCCGCCTGTCCCAGTGGACACACTCCAACTCCATGGATTCTGGCAACTCCTCAAACATGGAGAACAACCTCAATAAGCACG GTGCCATATCTGCTGCCTCTACCCTGGGACCCCCTGGGAAGCCCCCCCAGCTGGAGGACTCATATAGCCCTTACAATCTTATATCTAGCTCTGAGTCGCCCACCACCCCCCTGGTGCCACCTGACAGCTGGGGCCAAGGCAAGAGCCCCAACGAAAAGATCTCTAACGGGACCAACATTAACTGGCCCCCAG AGTTCTGCCCAGGTGTGCCATGGAAGGGCCTTCAGAACATTGACCCCGAGAATGACCCCAACATGACCCCTGGCAGTGTTCCCAGCGGTCCCACCATCAACACCAACATCCATGATGTCAACCGATACCTGCTGCGGGACAGGAATGGAG GTAAACTGTCTGACATGAAGTCCACCTGGTCCCCAGGGCCCATCTCCCAGAGCCAAGCCTCTCTCTCCCACGAGCTGTGGAAAGTCCCACAGGGGCCGCGCAGCACCACAGCTCCTTCTCGACCCCCACCAGGTCTCACCAACACCAAGCCCTCCTCCACATGGGGTGGCAACTCGCTGGGCCTGGCCCAAGGCTGGAGCGGCTCCTACTCCTCTG AGGGAACCACTTGGAGTACTGACAGCTCCACCAGGACTAGCAGCTGGCTGGTGCTGAGGAATCTCACTCCACAA ATTGATGGTTCAACTTTGCGAACCCTGTGCATGCAGCACGGCCCCCTGATCACATTCCACCTCAACCTGACCCAGGGGAACGCTGTGGTGCGCTACAGCTCCAAGGATGAGGCCGCCAAGGCCCAGAAGTCTCTGCACAT GTGTGTGCTTGGAAACACCACCATCCTGGCAGAGTTTGccggagaggaggaggtgaaccGCTTCTTTGCACAAGGTCAGTCACTAGGGGCAAACACCACTAGCTGGCAGGCCAACCCGGGAACCAATCAAAACCGGATGGGCGGGGCAGCGCAGTCCCACTCAATTGGCCAgtggagcagcagtggtggtggaggcAAGGCCAGCGGAGGTGACCTGCTCTGGGGCGGGGTACCCCAATACTCCAGCCTGTGGGGACCGCCGAGCGGAGAGGACGCCCGCGTGATCGGGAGCCCCACCCCCATCAACACCCTGCTGCCTGGAGATCTGCTGAGTGGGGAATCCATGTAG